Proteins from one Malaya genurostris strain Urasoe2022 chromosome 2, Malgen_1.1, whole genome shotgun sequence genomic window:
- the LOC131432000 gene encoding transcription termination factor 5, mitochondrial, whose protein sequence is MFILKNIFKFRIFNSNKRFFCSKESFSSISQVAKYLSPLLGMNESTIYKHLVKNDIPVNLEPMDIKRKIWYFRYLNASNEDILDHLGLLKQHLSTLENRATILRECGFVEALNLLTVSKYLTIVRRRIKDLKLQRWLSQDLNMYDQLKTQFDFDIRPNVKNCDDLCLQFIREAFLNEYLRRHMKLTENEVKKLWKCYSKIKHRSFGHTQRILDVLQHEYNFKRDKIIANLYLLYADPENLLRYLEIIPSIAGLDIRDVIIKRPKLAMIQCENVRTVLELLRQHQINETEILNYSMILTFSPDTVKTRLGLLSEVKEFNVLSSHPRFLKLITYQPKAVIRLDFLRQLNVRCASLSVLSGSSQNFEKYVRDGCDKLNSKDVCHYLNKIFDRQDNEAIKELKRHPNWYHVPTVQMEDTFEFLKSEGFTSVNIFENIQILLYPKLQIERRLQKLYDCKMQKEPHEDFGLELSNVAPEKILSLCLYLIELDFHFTGDGIWPEEIQQSDATTNHFLPMPESLSKQYKFGMKPARSGSS, encoded by the exons ATGTTCATCCTTAAGAATATATTCAAATTTAGAATCtttaattccaacaaacgtttcTTCTGTTCAAAGGAGAGTTTTTCCAGCATTAGTCAAGTTGCGAAATATTTATCTCCTCTTTTAG GAATGAATGAAAGCACAATCTATAAACATTTAGTAAAAAACGATATACCAGTCAATTTAGAGCCCATGGATATTAAAAGAAAAATATGGTACTTTAGATATCTGAATGCTTCGAATGAGGACATTCTTGATCATCTTGGTTTACTTAAGCAGCATTTGAGTACGCTTGAGAACAGGGCTACGATTTTGAGGGAATGTGGCTTCGTTGAGGCACTAAATCTGCTAACAGTTTCCAAATATTTAACTATCGTTCGACGGCGCATTAAGGATTTAAAACTTCAACGATGGCTTTCGCAAGACTTAAACATGTACGATCAGCTTAAAACCCAGTTTGATTTCGATATCCGACCAAATGTTAAAAACTGTGATGATCTATGCTTGCAATTTATAAGAGAAGCTTTTTTAAATGAATATCTCCGAAGACATATGAAGTTAACAGAGAATGAGGTTAAAAAGCTGTGGAAATGctattcaaaaattaaacataggAGTTTTGGCCATACGCAGCGAATCCTCGATGTATTGCAACATGAGTATAATTTCAAAAGAGACAAAATAATTGCAAATTTATATTTGCTGTATGCTGATCCAGAGAATTTGCTTCGATATCTTGAAATTATTCCGTCAATTGCTGGATTAGACATAAGAGATGTAATTATTAAACGACCAAAACTAGCCATGATACAGTGTGAGAACGTACGAACAGTTTTGGAGCTTCTTCGCCAACACCAGATTAATGAAACTGAGATACTGAATTATTCTATGATTCTTACATTTTCTCCAGATACAGTAAAAACCAGACTTGGTTTACTATCTGAGGTTAAGGAATTTAATGTTCTTTCTAGTCACCCCAGATTCCTTAAGTTAATAACTTACCAACCGAAGGCAGTTATACGGTTAGATTTCCTACGCCAGTTGAATGTTCGCTGTGCCTCGTTGAGTGTGCTCTCTGGAAGctctcaaaattttgaaaa GTACGTCCGTGACGGCTGTGATAAACTTAACAGTAAAGATGTTTGTCattatctaaataaaatttttgaccgaCAAGATAATGAAGCGATTAAAGAGTTAAAACGTCATCCAAACTGGTATCATGTTCCGACAGTTCAGATGGAAGATACATTTGAGTTTTTGAAGTCCGAAGGTTTCACATCagtgaatatttttgaaaacatacaAATTTTGTTGTATCCAAA GTTACAAATTGAACGAAGACTACAAAAGTTGTATGATTGCAAAATGCAGAAAGAGCCGCACGAAGACTTTGGGTTGGAATTATCAAATGTGGCGCCAGAAAAAATTTTGTCCTTGTGTTTGTATCtaatcgaattggactttcatttCACTGGCGATGGAATTTGGCCGGAAGAAATTCAGCAGAGTGATGCTACGACAAATCATTTTTTACCAATGCCAGAATCGTTGAGCAAGCAGTACAAATTTGGAATGAAACCAGCTAGATCGGGTAGCAGTTAA
- the LOC131428791 gene encoding uncharacterized protein LOC131428791, which yields MSPTTQEEIREMKQIPYQEAVGCLTYLAQATRPDISFAVNQVSKFNANTGRNHWTAVKRIIRYLRGTHSNRLTYSKENCTYLVGFTDADWGGEPDSRKSTTGYVFTFMGGAVSWNVKRQPTVALSSCEAEYIALSRTVKEALWWHQFQSQIFGVQKIPIRCDNQSAICIAQNQGYNPRTKHLDIKYHFVRDVLDQGVVELGYVNTKQQPADGFTKALVNQKLKENIKLIGFVA from the coding sequence ATGTCTCCGACGACACAGGAAGAAATACGCGAAATGAAGCAGATTCCCTACCAGGAGGCAGTAGGCTGTCTCACCTATCTGGCGCAGGCAACGCGTCCCGATATAAGTTTCGCTGTTAATCAAGTCAGCAAATTCAACGCGAATACTGGACGTAATCACTGGACAGCGGTCAAGCGTATCATACGCTATCTGCGAGGAACACATTCAAATCGCCTAACATATTCAAAGGAGAATTGCACGTATCTAGTCGGTTTTACAGATGCTGATTGGGGAGGAGAACCGGACTCTAGAAAATCCACTACAGGATACGTTTTCACGTTCATGGGAGGAGCTGTATCATGGAACGTCAAAAGGCAACCAACAGTTGCATTGTCTTCGTGCGAAGCAGAATACATCGCTCTGTCCCGAACAGTAAAGGAAGCACTTTGGTGGCATCAGTTCCAGTCACAGATTTTCGGTGTGCAAAAGATTCCCATTCGATGTGATAATCAATCAGCAATCTGTATCGCGCAGAACCAAGGTTATAATCCACGGACAAAGCATCTAGATATCAAGTATCACTTCGTTCGAGATGTCCTAGATCAGGGAGTAGTCGAGCTGGGATACGTGAACACAAAACAGCAACCTGCAGATGGGTTCACAAAAGCTCTGGTTAATCAGAAGTTAAAAGAGAATATAAAGTTAATTGGATTCGTTGCTTAG